One Bacillus andreraoultii genomic region harbors:
- a CDS encoding TIGR04540 family protein codes for MEIRLFYRTQRDLAVALNQLVDSYWQEDIKEDELIEGIKSLYEHNQEKLIKNNDFTKVVQQQSGKRRLAVVGKILEKEIG; via the coding sequence GTGGAAATCCGACTTTTTTACCGAACGCAACGGGATTTAGCAGTAGCGTTAAATCAGTTAGTTGATTCCTATTGGCAAGAAGATATTAAAGAGGATGAACTTATAGAAGGTATAAAAAGCTTATATGAACACAACCAAGAGAAGTTGATAAAAAATAATGATTTTACAAAAGTCGTTCAACAACAAAGTGGAAAGAGGAGACTCGCTGTCGTTGGAAAAATATTAGAAAAGGAAATAGGGTAA
- a CDS encoding ABC transporter ATP-binding protein, with product MLPTISIQNISKSFGKKSILQDIHFETEEGKIYGLIGPSGAGKTTLVKMIVGMDVPDKGSIFLLGEKMPNLPILQQVGYMAQSDALYTGLTGKENLMFFASLYQLNKSERLRRMEYAADLVNLTPDLNKKVSAYSGGMKRRLSLAIALLQNPKVLILDEPTVGIDPELRVSIWDELLRLKNEEGKTIIVTTHVMDEAEKCDYISMIRDGSFIATGTPQQLKDQYSVDSIEDAFLVAGRK from the coding sequence ATGTTACCTACCATATCCATTCAAAATATTAGTAAAAGCTTCGGCAAAAAAAGTATCTTACAGGACATTCATTTTGAAACAGAAGAAGGGAAGATTTATGGCCTCATCGGACCGTCTGGAGCAGGAAAAACGACACTCGTCAAAATGATTGTAGGAATGGATGTTCCTGATAAAGGGTCTATCTTTTTGCTGGGGGAAAAAATGCCGAATTTACCAATTTTACAACAAGTTGGTTATATGGCTCAATCGGATGCCCTATACACCGGACTTACTGGCAAGGAAAATCTTATGTTCTTCGCTTCCCTTTATCAATTAAACAAGTCCGAGCGGTTACGAAGGATGGAGTATGCGGCGGATTTAGTCAACTTAACACCTGACCTAAATAAAAAAGTGTCAGCCTATTCGGGAGGAATGAAACGCCGATTATCTCTCGCCATTGCTCTCCTTCAAAATCCTAAAGTACTCATATTAGATGAACCGACAGTCGGCATTGATCCTGAATTAAGAGTAAGTATTTGGGATGAATTACTTCGATTAAAAAATGAGGAAGGAAAAACGATTATTGTAACGACCCATGTTATGGATGAGGCAGAGAAATGTGATTATATTTCCATGATTAGAGATGGCTCATTCATCGCTACAGGTACACCTCAACAATTAAAAGACCAATATTCAGTAGATTCTATTGAAGATGCTTTTCTGGTAGCGGGGAGGAAATAA
- a CDS encoding ABC transporter permease: MRTVALIKRILLQIIRDKRTLALLFIAPLLILTLMNLVFNGKTVDPVLGIENGNEQMIQSLEEADIVVKELDGGIDTEAAVLKHHLDGFLEIKGESATLTLLNDDPTVAKSLEMKVTQIVNKMAQLQLMSNHATQKNLLQNEAIQTNYVYGSSETKTFDTFSPMLVGFFVFFFVFLISGIGLLNERTTGTLERLMATPIKRGEVVAAYLIGYGLLAFLQTIVIVLFSIHVLNIVLVGSIWHVIVINVIVALVALSLGILLSSFASSEFQMIQFIPIVIVPQIFFSGIFSIEGMDDWLQVLAKFMPLYYVADALKGVMYKGLNLTDISKDLYVLLIFAVLFIVLNLFALKKYRKL; encoded by the coding sequence ATGAGAACAGTCGCATTAATAAAAAGGATCTTATTACAAATTATACGAGATAAACGGACATTAGCTCTCCTATTTATTGCCCCTCTATTAATACTAACATTAATGAATCTCGTTTTTAATGGGAAAACAGTGGATCCTGTTTTAGGGATTGAAAATGGAAATGAACAAATGATTCAATCGTTAGAAGAGGCTGATATCGTTGTAAAAGAGTTGGATGGGGGAATTGATACTGAAGCGGCCGTGTTGAAACATCATTTAGATGGATTTTTAGAAATTAAAGGAGAGAGCGCAACATTAACATTACTGAATGATGACCCAACCGTAGCCAAAAGTTTAGAGATGAAAGTAACACAAATTGTAAATAAAATGGCTCAATTACAACTAATGAGTAATCATGCTACTCAAAAAAACCTACTTCAAAATGAGGCCATCCAGACGAATTATGTATATGGAAGTAGTGAAACGAAAACGTTCGATACCTTTAGTCCTATGTTAGTCGGGTTCTTCGTCTTCTTTTTCGTTTTCTTAATTTCCGGCATCGGTTTATTAAATGAACGGACAACAGGAACTTTGGAGCGTTTAATGGCGACACCTATCAAAAGAGGTGAAGTGGTTGCGGCCTATTTGATTGGCTATGGTCTACTTGCCTTTTTACAAACTATTGTCATTGTCCTTTTTTCAATTCATGTGCTCAATATCGTTTTAGTGGGTTCCATTTGGCATGTAATCGTAATCAATGTCATTGTCGCTCTTGTTGCCTTGTCGCTTGGTATTTTATTATCTTCCTTTGCGAGTTCCGAATTTCAAATGATACAGTTTATTCCAATTGTAATTGTTCCTCAAATTTTCTTCTCGGGTATTTTTTCAATTGAAGGAATGGACGATTGGTTACAAGTACTTGCTAAGTTTATGCCTTTGTACTATGTAGCCGATGCTTTAAAAGGAGTCATGTATAAAGGGCTAAACTTAACGGATATAAGTAAGGATTTATACGTTTTACTCATTTTTGCAGTCTTATTTATTGTATTGAATTTATTTGCTCTTAAGAAGTATCGAAAACTGTAA
- a CDS encoding TetR/AcrR family transcriptional regulator, whose translation MENQNLLDKIAKIIQSSDKQTAKQQKIMEVAISLFAEKGYSNTATAEIAKLAGVAEGTIFKHYGTKENLLLSIMVPFLKELFPSMIDELFEELMNDNITFEEFLRQLLKNRINFLLANQEILQVFIKEMIYKEELKRELLPYIFEQAAPRLTKVIDTFQKRGEIMDGPISQVINLLATTVFGFIISRFVLLNNQSLNDEDIDHIVRFIINGIGKTS comes from the coding sequence ATGGAAAATCAAAACTTATTAGATAAAATAGCAAAAATTATCCAAAGTTCTGATAAACAGACAGCCAAACAACAGAAGATAATGGAAGTAGCCATCTCATTATTTGCAGAGAAGGGCTACTCAAATACAGCCACAGCAGAAATTGCGAAACTTGCTGGAGTAGCAGAAGGAACCATTTTTAAACATTATGGTACAAAGGAAAATTTATTGTTATCCATTATGGTTCCGTTCTTAAAAGAGCTGTTTCCATCAATGATCGATGAATTATTTGAAGAACTTATGAATGACAATATAACGTTTGAAGAGTTTTTGCGACAGCTTTTGAAAAATCGTATAAATTTTCTTTTAGCTAATCAGGAAATACTCCAAGTTTTTATCAAAGAAATGATTTATAAAGAAGAATTGAAAAGGGAACTGCTTCCATATATATTTGAGCAGGCAGCACCCCGTTTAACGAAAGTCATCGACACTTTCCAAAAACGAGGTGAAATTATGGATGGTCCGATATCCCAAGTTATAAATTTGTTAGCTACAACGGTATTTGGTTTCATTATTTCACGTTTTGTCTTACTAAATAATCAATCACTAAACGACGAAGACATTGATCATATCGTTCGTTTTATCATTAATGGGATTGGGAAGACTTCCTAG
- a CDS encoding AraC family transcriptional regulator gives MDWIDRMNSALDYIENNLENEINYREIAKVAHCSEYHFSRMFSSISGITLSEYIRRRRLTLAAFDIQKSDIRMIDVAIKYGYESADSFSRAFQKVHGIKPSEARNKGIQLKAFPRISFQISIKGDTEMEYRIENLDFDLKVVGKGKEVKTSRAFKTIPTLWSGAKKDGFMQQLIDMSWEEPKCTLESLLGVCGKEAAIMDEEFTYFMGVRYDGEVPSDMETLDIKHRTWAVFPGIVKAWERLYTEWVPTSGYELADIPCIECYYPPKHKPRNELWVPVIPK, from the coding sequence ATGGATTGGATAGATAGAATGAATAGTGCTTTGGATTATATTGAAAACAATCTGGAGAACGAGATAAATTATAGGGAAATTGCAAAAGTTGCTCATTGCTCCGAATATCACTTTTCAAGGATGTTCTCATCTATTTCGGGAATCACTCTTTCTGAATATATTAGACGGAGACGCTTAACACTTGCAGCATTTGATATTCAAAAGAGTGACATTCGAATGATAGATGTTGCCATTAAATATGGCTATGAGTCTGCGGATTCTTTTTCCCGTGCTTTTCAAAAGGTTCATGGAATTAAGCCTTCAGAAGCACGAAATAAAGGGATACAATTAAAAGCTTTTCCAAGAATTTCATTTCAAATTTCGATAAAAGGGGATACCGAGATGGAGTATCGGATTGAGAATCTTGATTTTGATTTAAAAGTTGTAGGAAAAGGTAAGGAAGTCAAAACAAGTAGAGCATTTAAAACAATTCCAACGCTTTGGAGCGGTGCCAAAAAAGATGGATTTATGCAGCAGTTGATTGACATGTCCTGGGAAGAACCAAAATGCACTCTGGAAAGTCTTTTGGGCGTGTGTGGAAAAGAGGCAGCCATTATGGATGAAGAATTCACATACTTTATGGGTGTTCGATATGATGGAGAAGTACCGAGTGATATGGAAACGTTAGATATCAAACACAGGACTTGGGCTGTCTTTCCAGGTATAGTGAAAGCTTGGGAGCGATTATACACAGAATGGGTCCCAACTTCTGGATACGAACTGGCTGATATTCCATGTATCGAATGTTATTATCCACCAAAGCATAAACCAAGAAACGAACTATGGGTTCCTGTGATTCCTAAATAA